A stretch of DNA from Arachis hypogaea cultivar Tifrunner chromosome 19, arahy.Tifrunner.gnm2.J5K5, whole genome shotgun sequence:
aaatatgaattttatattttaatgaggtagagataattaaaataagaattttgacactaattttaaaaaatttggcccaaaattgggtcgAACGGGCCGAACTGGGCCCAAAATAGGCCCAAGGTCCTAACCAAACCCATGAACAAAATGAGATTCAGCTCATTTCCTCCTACCTCATTGTTGTTTCACGCTAAAATATACAAGGGAAGAGAAGGAAGGATTCCAAAACCCTTGTCTTCCATTCAAATCACCATTTCTTCCAACTCCAAGCTCCGATCGCCACACTGTTTGCGGCCATGCATTCGCAGCGTCGATCTTTACAAAGTCCAGTAACTAATTTTGGTAAGGAACCTCAATTTCATCTCAGCCTTCCTTTTTCccctaattttcgaaatctttgtagTTGGATTGTTGAAACTTGATATCTTGATATTTAGGCTCAAATTAAACTTGATGGATTAGCAGGTTTTGCTCATTTGAGACACGAGTAAGGCAAGAGCTCTCTAAACCTTGTCGATTATTTGATTATTGTGTGTTAGGCATTGAAAATTGGTATATGGATGTGGTGATGTGTATAGGTAGTGTGTAATTGTGTTTTGGAGCACCATTGAGGAGATGAAAACTTGATTGGGTCATTAGATTGTTGAATTTGGTGGTGAAGCTTGAGATCTTGCCTAATTGTGTTACCTTAAGTTATAgaggaaattggccaaggtatggttttgggttctcgtatttaatatataatatcttgtgaaaacttaggctagatgaccataggataggtggaaatgcatgagtatgttaatTGCTTAGTGCCTTGATGGTATTTGTTGAACTAGGTTGAGTATTGGTTTGTTGTTGGATATTGGAAATGGAAATAGAATGATAAATGACGATTTAATGATGATTGACAAGTTGATAATAACGAATATGTATAGATGATGATTTAATGATGATCTTGTTGGTATAATTGTGAAGTTCATGTATGAGAATTGTTTAAAATTGAGATATGATGGGTGGTGAAAAGGTGTAGAGTTGTGTTGCTGTGATATTGTGTTTGTTGGTACTGATTTTGAGAATAGGAAATTGATGTTGAATGGTGAATTGATGAAAAATAGAGGTTGGagcattttataaaaatataatttttgccgaACTTTGGTGAgacataacttggcttccgaaaCTCCAAATAGTTTCAAACTTCTTTCATATggaaattgggtccgtgaagtgatgaaaaatattttaaaatgaatgaGTTATGCACGTCAGAAGTTAGGTACAAAAAATTGAAATTCTGAAACTTAAACATTTTTCTGGTTCTACAGAATTCACGTACGCGACCACCACACACGACGCGACTATTCCATTCGGGTTGGACGTCTCATGTACGCGGGTTGGTGCATGCGTACGTGAGCAAAGGATTTTAAGGGGTTGCATACGCGACCACTTGTACGCGACATGACCAACCCTTTCGGGTTAAGTATCTCGCGTATGCGTACGCGAGCTAGGTAAAACAAGCCCTTGCATATGCGAGCAAGGTGCTTGCGTATGCGACGCCTCTGTTTTCAGTaaatgaatttttgtgttttaaaatctaattttgaacctctaaacctttatttttactcttttagccccTGGATTTtaatagtatgcctagtaataaGATGAAGCTAGGAAAATGTGGTAACTTGGGGGTGAAGTAAGGTTGAAAAATGATGAATTATGTATAAAAAGTGCAAAGAAGTGAAGTATATGTGATGCCATGGCTATAATGAATGATCGTgcaatgattatgaatgattatAAATGTTTGTGTGACTTATGCACTCAATTTTATCTAagatacgagtttccttgggtaaagtacagtggcttgccaccacgtgtttcaggttgagactcgatattTTGTTGACCCTACATCGTAAGGGTGACCAGGCACATATGAATTCCCGGGAAGGATACCCCCAATGAGAAAattttatatatgagaaaaagctatgcatagactcttggggatgcgcgacgggagACAGTCTAGGGTTTAGCAGCCAGACTtctcgggttggctttataaccaatagataagactcatcagccataggacaagcatgcatcatatgtatattgtttggattgcttgtttgtgcattaattaAGAGTGCCTAAATGAAATTACTATGTATAATCGCTATATTTGCTATCTGCAATACTtgtatcctacttgtgtttgtcATTGTCTACTTGTTTGTCTGTGTGGTTTCAACAGAGTTAGAGGATCGGAGGAAAGACGGAGAAATTGAGGGATTTAGCTAAGTTTTGATTAAGTTAGGAATCCATAGAAAACCACCTTGATTTATGGTTTTTGCTTTAGTTCTTTAAGCCTTGTAATCTGAGtgttggagttctaggattgcctctgcctTTTCCAacaccttatatcttatgtatgtggtacctttaccatgctgagaaccccccCGGGTTCTCATTCTCTAtggatatttgtgtttttcagatgcaggtcgagaggcatctcaaTAGGCATTTGGAGTTCTGCAGTGAAGTGGATCTTTTGGGACATCATTTTGTGTACTGTTTAGACATGACCATATGTATGGAACTCTCCTAATAGCTTGCTTTActtttgtacctcttagaggtgtatggagaactagggtttccTTTGTATATTATGGGTTATGGGTTTGATATATacgtatgtaaatattctccggccagccttaacttcgcaggctgagttaggagcttgttatttcgTACTCTTGACCCTCTATTCTTGCTTTCTACATATATATGTTTATGTACCTTAGTTTTCTTCATATGCAAGAAATCCTTATTCTTGAGCATTGCGCTTTTAATttcgcgattttgttttacctatcCTTTAAGGCTCCTAGTCTACTATGTTCTTTCAATTATtatacgtgtatatatatatatatatatatatatataatatatatatatatatataatattttagaggtcataataccacaccacctttgttttatgacttaagcgtaaagctctatctggtagggtgttacattatggtatcagagcagtgcgttcttgtagagcctgagggacagactaactatgcttctgtgcattctctgtgtatatgtctatgtgctattaggatatctaactgatatatgtggcataaacaTTTATGGGTacgcatttgggactttgaagcactagacttgcaATATTGAGACTAATaaacttgatatcacttgtttggtgtgtatagaaaCCAGATGGCACTTCGTGGACGCGATCGCAGGCGAGGTAAAGGTAGATTAGGCAAAGTCCTGAACTGGCAGGGAACAACCCTGTAGACTTTATGGATGCCCTGGAAAACATGGCTGCGGCTATACAGGTGACAGCTGAGGCATTGAGAAATCAAATGAATAATGGGAATAATGGTAACAACGGTAAAGATGGTCCAATGACTATCGCCTCTTTTCTGAAGGTGCACCCTCCGACCTTCAGGGGGACCTCAAATCCTACTGAAGCAGACAATTGGCTTCAAGTAATGGAGTGGGCGCTACAGGCTTAGCAGGCTCAGCAGGTTCTCGAGGAGTAGTGGGTTGAGTTCGGGACCTATCAATTATAGGGTGAGGCCCAGTACTAGTGGCAGGGAATACGACATATCCTACAAACTGATGGTGATGTGATACCTTGGGAGGTGTTCCGAACAAAgttttataagaagtactttcctagTTTAGTCAGAAACACAAAGGAGCTCGAGTTGCTGCAATTAAAACAAGGCCAAATGACTGTTACTGAGTACACTAACAAGTTCAAAAAACTATGCTAATTTTCCCGAATTTGTCAAGACGCTCCAGAGAATTTTGCTGAATGAAAGTGCATAAAATATGAGGGTGGACTGCGGAGTGATATTCTGATCTCTGTTGGTTCGATGGAAATTAGAGTATTCTCCGAGCTTATAAACAAAAGCCGCGTGGTTGAGGAGTGTTTGAGGAAGGCAGTAGTAGAGAAAGAAAGTCAGAAGATGCCTTTTCAGAGGACTCAAGGAAGGAGTTTTGCACTGAGGGGCAGAAACTTTAAGCGTGGAGGTTTGTTCCACAACATACTCAAGGTTAGAACAACTTCAGAAAGCCGAATAACAATGCTAATCAAGGAAGAAGGTATGGAAAGCAGCCTCAGCAGGATCTAAGTTGTTAGAGGTGCCGGAAGTATCACCCTGGTGTCCCGTGCAGACTAGGATCGGGAGTATGCTACTTTTGTGACAACCTGGGCACCTGTCCTGGAATTGTcctgagaagaagaagtatgagactggtagAGTACAGCAACCGGGAAGTGTTCACCACTCTACAGCAGGTGCCGAGGGATCCGAGACCTTGATTAGGGGTAAGTGTGAAGTAGCTGGTAAACTTTTAaatgctttgtttgattctggagcAACGCATTCATTTATGGCATTTGACAAGGCTAGTGAACTAGGATTAAAGATTGTGGTCTTGGGTTATGATCTGAAGGTGCATAATGCCACTTCTGAAGCCGTTGTGAATAGGTTAGGATGTTCACAAGTGTCATTCCAAGTTAAACAGCGTGACTTCGTTCATGATTTCATTTGTCTgtcgatgattggtcttgatctcatattgggattggattggttgcCTAAGAACCATGTGTTGTTAAACTGTTCTGAAAGGACGTTGCACTTTATGTCAGAAGGGTCGAAAGGGCCGGTTGTGGCGAAGGATTATTATTTGAACTCTGTAATTGTGAACTGCAATGGGTGGAATACGAGGGTGTTGTTCTGTTGGCGGAAAATGTGTCGGGTGGGGAACAGAGCTTAGAGCAAATTCCAATTGGATGTGAATTTCTTGAAGTATTTTCAGACACATTCCTAAATTCCCTCCTGCTCGAGAGATCGAGTTTGtgattgagttggtgcctggaggCTGGAGTCGGGCCAATCTCAATTGCTCCTTATCATATAACGCCTTTAGAGTTAACTGAACTTAACTCTCAGTTAGAAGAGTTAATGAGTAAAAGTTTCATCCAGTcgagtgtttctccgtggggagagCCAGTGCTACTAGTAAaaaagaaagatgggagtatgcaTCTGTGTGTCGATTACCAGCAACTAAATAAAGTCATCATAAAGAATAAATATCTGTTACCAAGGATTGACGATCTAATGGACTAACTACAGGGAGCCGGAGTATTTTCCAAGATTGACTTACGATCCAGTTATCATCAAATATAGGTTACAGACGAGGACATTCCGAAGACTGCTTTCAGAACGCAATATGGTCACTACGAATACACGgtaatgtctttcgggttaaCCAATTCCCCGacggtattcatggattacatgaaccgAATTtttcgtccgtttctggataaatttgttgttgtcttcatcgATGACATTCtcatttactccaagactgatgAAGAGCATGCAGATCACTTGTGAACTATGCTACAAATCTTGAAGGAGAgaaagttgaacgccaagttatctaaatgcgagttctggaagagtgaggtgaagttttttgGTCATGTAGTAAGTCAACAAGGGATTGccgtggatcctgctaaggttgaGGCAGTTATGGATTGGGGGCGATCAACTTCTGTGACGGAGATTAGGAGTTTTCTCGGTTTGGTAGGTTATTATCGGAGGTATATTAAAGGGTTTTCGCAACTCGCTTTGCCTTTAACTAAGCTGACTAGGAAAGATGCGCCATTTGTCTGGACTTCTGATGCGAGGAAAGTTTTAAAGTATTGAAGCAGAAGTTGATCACTGCACCTATATTAGTATTGCCTGAGCTGAGTGAACCATTTGAGGTATACTGTGACGCCTCATTAAAGGGTTTGGGGTGCGTGCTAATGCAGCACTGTAATGTCATGGCATACACCTCACGACAGTTAAGGCTGCACGAAATGAGTTATCCGAATCACGACTTAGAGCTTGCTGCcgttgtgtttgctttaaaggTTTGGAAACATTACCTTTATGGCGCCAAGTTTCAAGTTTTTTCTGATCACAAAGGCTTGAAGTACCTTTTTTAGCAAAAAGAACTGAATATGTGTCAAAGAATATGGATGGAGCTATTAAAGGACTATGACTTCGAGTTAAATTATCACCCTGGAAAAGCGAATGTTGTGGCGGACGCTTTGTGCAGGAAGTCCTTATgtgctgcttggatgatgctacgcgAGGAAGATTTACTAAAGGTATTCGAGAGCCCGAATTTGAGGGTTATAGAGGAGTCTGGTACAATATGTTTAAGTCAATTGCAAAtttcaagtgactttaagtctgaGATAAAAAAAAGCCTAGCAAGACGATAAGGAATTGCAGAAGGTATTACctgctattgagcaaggaaagcaGTGGAGAGTATCGTGGGACAAAGACAGATTATGGAGGTTTAAAGGCCGAATCATTATGCCGGATGTTGGAATCTTACGGTAGGATATCTTGAAAGATGCGCACAAAAGCGGATTTTCTATTCATCCGCGAAGCACTAAGATGTATCAAGATCTGAAAGCAATGTTCTGGTGGCTAAGAATGAAGAACGACGTAGCGTTGCATGTATCTAAGTGCCTGAATTGTCAGAAGATCAAAATTGAGCATCAGAAACCCTTCAATCCTTAGAAATTCCGCAGTGGAAATGGGATAGTATTGCAATGAACTTTGTGTCAGGGTTGCCAAGAACTCGAGCTAGATTCGACgttatttgggtgattgtggatcgACTAACAAAATTGGCTCACTTTCTACCCGTTCGGATGAGTTGTACATTGCAGGAGCTAGCACGTTTGTATATCAAAAAGATTGTGAGGTTGCATGGCGTGCCTACCACCATTTTATCCAACAGAGATCCTCGATtcacatcaaggttctggggGGATTTCCAGCGAGCATTTGGAACTCAGTTGAGTTTAAGTACTGCATATcaccctcaaacagatggtcagtCAAAAAGAACAATTCAAACCCTAGAAGATATACtgagggcttgtgttttggaccagttggcaagctgggatcggtatataccgctagtggagtttgcatataataaaagctaccatgcgagcatcggaatggctccgtatgagtcTCTATATGGAAGAAAGTGTCACTCTTTACTATGCTGGTacgaagctggagagaaaggcttgttaggGCATGAAATAATAGCGGAAACCATTGAGCAGATAAAGAAAATCTGAAGCCAAATGCTTGTCGCTCAAAGTCGTcagaagagctatgctgatcaAATGCGGAAGcctttagaatttgaggaaggagagcaTGTGTTTTTGAAGGTTACTCCAACAATCAGAGTGGGTAGAGAAATTAAGACGAAGAAACTGAATCCCCATTACATCGGTCTATTTAAGATTctgaagagaattggaccagtAGCCTACAGGATTGCCTTACCGCCGCATCtgtcgaacctgcacgacgtgtttcacgtgtcgcatcTTTGGAAGTATAATCCCGATACAAGTCATGTTCTGGAACCGGAATCGGTTCAAGTAAGAGAAGATCTGACACTTCCAATAATCCCGGTTAGGATTGGCGACACCAGCATCAAGCGATTACGCGGAAAGAAAGAATCATTGgtcaaagtagcttggagtcCGGCTAGTATCGAAGAACATACTTGggaactcgaatcagatatgcgaaaggactacccacacttcttttcaggtaactaaatCTGaattgagggcaaaattcttaattaggtgggtaggatgtaaactccgtaaaattagtgaataattaattaataaattaattttaataaaagaaattagaaatatgaattttatagtttaatgatatagagctaattaaaataagaattttgacactaatcttaaagaatttggcccaagattgggccgaacgggtcGATTTTGGGCCCAATGGCCCAACCAAACCCATCAACAAACTAAGCTTCAGCTCATTTCCTCCCTTCTCATTGTTGTTTCACGCTGAAAAAAtacaaagaaagagaaggaaggaTTCCAAAACCCTTGTCTTCTATTCAAATCACCATTTCTTCCAACTCCGAGCTCCGATCACTGCACCGTTTGCAGCTACGTGTCCGcgacgtcgagctctacaaagctcgGTGACTAATTTCGGTAAGGAACCTCAATTTTATCTCAAACTTTCTTTtctccctaattttcgaaaactttgtaGTTGGGTTGTTGAAACTTGATATCTTGGTGTTTAGGCTCAAATTAAACTTGATAAATTAGCAGGTTTTGATCATTTGAGGCACGGCTAAGGTAAGTGCTCTCTAAACCTTGTGGATTCTTGGATTATTGTGTGTTAGGTATTAAAAATTGGTATATGGGTGTGGTGATGTGTATAGGTAATGTGTAATTATGTTTTAGAGCATCATTGAGGAGATGGAAACTTGATTGGGTCATTAGATTGTTGAATTTGGTGGTGAAGCTTAAGATCTTGCTTAATTATGTTGCCTTGGGTTATACGAcaaaatcgaccaaggtatggttttgggttctcgtatttaatatataatgtcttgtgaaaacttaggctagatgaccatagtaTAGgtggaaatgcatgagtatgttaatTGCTTAGTGCCTTGATGGTATTCGTTGAACTAGGTTGAGTATTGGTTTGTTGTTGGATATTGGAAATGGAAATTGAATGATAAATGACGATTTAATAATGATTGACAAgttgataataataaatatgtgtAGATGATGATTTAATGATGATCTTGTTGGTATAATTGTGAAGTTCAAGTATGAGAATTATTTAAAATTGAGGTATGATGGGTAGTGGAAATGTGTAGAGTTGGGTTGCTGTGATATTGTGTGTCTTGGTGCTGATTTTGAGTATAGGAAATTGATGTTGAATGGTGAATTGACGAAAAATAGAGGTTGGAGCATTTTGtaaaaatctgatttttgttGAATTTCGGCGAGCCATAACGTAGCTTCTGGACCCCCAAATGGTTTCAAACTTATTTCAGATGGAAATTGGGTCCGTGCAGTTTATGCCATTCTAAGACGgatgaaaaacattttaaaacgaAGGAGTTATGCGTTTTCTGGTTCTCACGTACGCGACCACCACACGCGAAGCGACCATTCCATTCAGGTTGGACGTCTCGCGTACGCGGGCTGGTGCATGCATACGCGAGCAAAGGATTTTAAGGGG
This window harbors:
- the LOC112778942 gene encoding uncharacterized protein, encoding MRKPLEFEEGEHVFLKVTPTIRVGREIKTKKLNPHYIGLFKILKRIGPVAYRIALPPHLSNLHDVFHVSHLWKYNPDTSHVLEPESVQVREDLTLPIIPVRIGDTSIKRLRGKKESLVKVAWSPLKILLNYVALGYTTKSTKVEYWFVVGYWKWKLNDK